From a region of the Pecten maximus chromosome 18, xPecMax1.1, whole genome shotgun sequence genome:
- the LOC117316252 gene encoding uncharacterized protein DKFZp434B061-like, with protein sequence MPPVIYPRDMPLFYTHETCPLFYTHETCPCSIPTRHALFYTHETCPCSISRRHARSIPTRHAPVLYPRDMPLFYTHETCPCSIPTRHAPVLYPRDMPVLYPRDMPMLYTHETCPLFYTHETCPCSIPTRHARSIPTRHARSIPTRHAPVLYPGDMPVLYPMPLFYTHETCPFYTHETCPCSISTRHARSIPTRHAPCSIPTRHFRSIPTRHARSIPTRHARSIPTRHARSIPTRHARSIPTRHARSIPTRHAPCSIPTRHAPCYIPTRHAPVLYPRDMPLFYTHETCPCSIPTRHAPVLYPRDMPLFYTHETCPCSIPTRHAPVLYPRDMPCYIPTRHAPVLYPRDMPLFYTHETCPFYTHETCPLFYTHETCPLFYTHETCPCSIPTRHAPCSIPTRHFPVLYPRDMPLFYTHETCPLLYTHDTCPCSIPTRHAPCSIPTRHAPVLYPRDMPPVLYPRDISLFYTHETCPLFYTHETCPCSIPTRHTPVL encoded by the coding sequence ATGCCCCCTGTTATATACCCACGAGACATGCCCCTGTTCTATACCCACGAGACATGCCCCCTGTTTTATACCCACGAGACATGCCCCTGTTCTATACCCACGAGACATGCCCTGTTCTATACCCACGAGACATGCCCCTGTTCTATATCCAGGAGACATGCCCGTTCTATACCCACGAGACATGCCCCTGTTCTATACCCACGAGACATGCCCCTGTTCTATACCCACGAGACATGCCCATGTTCTATACCCACGAGACATGCCCCTGTTCTATACCCACGAGACATGCCCGTTCTATACCCACGAGACATGCCCATGTTATATACCCACGAGACATGCCCCCTGTTCTATACCCACGAGACATGCCCCTGTTCTATACCCACGAGACATGCCCGTTCTATACCCACGAGACATGCCCGTTCTATACCCACGAGACATGCCCCTGTTCTATATCCAGGAGACATGCCCGTTCTATACCCCATGCCCCTGTTCTATACCCACGAGACATGCCCGTTCTATACCCACGAGACATGCCCCTGTTCTATATCCACGAGACATGCCCGTTCTATACCCACGAGACATGCCCCCTGTTCTATACCCACGAGACATTTCCGTTCTATACCCACGAGACATGCCCGTTCTATACCCACGAGACATGCCCGTTCTATACCCACGAGACATGCCCGTTCTATACCCACGAGACATGCCCGTTCTATACCCACGAGACATGCCCGTTCTATACCCACGAGACATGCCCCCTGTTCTATACCCACGAGACATGCCCCCTGTTATATACCCACGAGACATGCCCCTGTTCTATACCCACGAGACATGCCCTTGTTCTATACCCACGAGACATGTCCCTGTTCTATACCCACAAGACATGCCCCTGTTCTATACCCACGAGACATGCCCCTGTTCTATACCCACGAGACATGCCCCTGTTCTATACCCACGAGACATGCCCCTGTTCTATACCCACGAGACATGCCCTGTTATATACCCACGAGACATGCCCCTGTTCTATACCCACGAGACATGCCCCTGTTCTATACCCACGAGACATGCCCGTTCTATACCCACGAGACATGCCCCCTGTTCTATACCCACGAGACATGCCCCCTGTTCTATACCCACGAGACATGCCCCTGTTCTATACCCACGAGACATGCCCCCTGTTCTATACCCACGAGACATTTCCCTGTTCTATACCCACGAGACATGCCCCTGTTCTATACCCACGAGACATGCCCCCTGTTATATACCCACGATACATGCCCCTGTTCTATACCCACGAGACATGCCCCCTGTTCTATACCCACGAGACATGCCCCTGTTCTATACCCACGAGACATGCCCCCTGTTCTTTACCCACGAGACATTTCCCTGTTCTATACCCACGAGACATGCCCCCTGTTCTATACCCACGAGACATGCCCCTGTTCTATACCCACGAGACATACCCCCGTTTTATAG